One Bacteroidia bacterium genomic window carries:
- a CDS encoding class I SAM-dependent methyltransferase: MDWRVKALLQKWISYANLGDKLNHLPARFKRNYYSNGATYHLHEALRMLDNCSFDSYTGKTALEIGTGYFLYQPLILHLLGFAHITTVDITKDITFRSVKKQLKCLDSKAYLKLIASKGNLSLDQIQSKLYKLKNATSLHEVLSSANITYIPFYHIHDLRKNSAKYDYIFSQVVMEHIRPVFLEHLFKEISKSLRTDGYSVHTINFIDHFTNDGLFKDHQISEFNFLKYSDKYWEKWAGNSIAYTNRLGHPYYLQLCFEHHLKVVDFIGENYKEQIPFDVKLIHSDIIKRYKPDVNRNDLTEFQRGTLIFKR; this comes from the coding sequence ATGGACTGGAGAGTTAAGGCATTGCTTCAAAAATGGATATCTTATGCTAATTTGGGTGATAAGCTCAATCATTTACCGGCAAGATTTAAACGGAATTACTATTCTAATGGAGCAACTTATCATTTGCATGAAGCGCTGCGTATGCTTGACAATTGCAGTTTTGATTCTTACACAGGAAAAACTGCACTCGAAATTGGCACAGGCTATTTCCTGTATCAACCACTAATTCTTCATCTGCTTGGGTTTGCGCATATTACCACAGTTGATATAACTAAAGACATAACTTTTAGGAGTGTCAAAAAACAGCTAAAATGCCTGGATAGCAAAGCGTATTTAAAACTAATAGCTTCAAAGGGCAATCTCTCTTTGGATCAGATTCAAAGTAAGCTATACAAATTAAAAAATGCTACCTCCCTACATGAGGTTCTATCATCAGCTAATATCACCTACATTCCTTTCTATCATATCCATGATCTAAGAAAGAATTCCGCAAAATATGATTATATTTTTTCACAAGTAGTTATGGAGCATATAAGGCCAGTGTTTCTTGAACATTTATTTAAAGAAATTTCAAAATCTTTAAGGACTGATGGGTACTCTGTACATACTATTAACTTTATAGACCATTTTACCAATGACGGCCTTTTTAAAGATCATCAAATATCGGAATTCAATTTTTTAAAATATTCTGACAAGTACTGGGAAAAATGGGCAGGAAATTCTATAGCTTATACTAACCGGCTCGGACATCCTTATTATCTTCAACTATGTTTTGAGCACCACTTAAAGGTAGTTGATTTCATTGGTGAAAATTATAAAGAACAAATTCCATTTGACGTGAAGCTTATTCATTCTGATATTATAAAAAGGTATAAACCGGATGTCAACCGAAATGACTTAACAGAATTTCAAAGAGGAACATTAATTTTTAAAAGATAG